In Montipora foliosa isolate CH-2021 chromosome 9, ASM3666993v2, whole genome shotgun sequence, the DNA window CGCGAAGAGGTAGGTTTTCACGTAAATCATTTACGGCAAAGTTTTGAGCCTCATATTTACATTTATGTCACGTACAAAGACACGAATCACTTAGAGTAAGTTCTTTTTTACATGTTAAAGTGAAAATTAGGGCGAAAGAACGGCCACCGATGTAATtgttgttgaatgaaaaataacGCTACTGCTGTTCAcgaattcaatatggcggccgcaGCAAGTGAAAACATGTTCTTCTGGCATTTTGCTTTCGGTGATATTGTTTGTTTAGTGTGATCTAACTGTTGTGTATGATCGGTGTCTGAGGTTATCCAAGGAATTTCCCCTGAAGAAACACTTTCTTTTCTGAAGTGGAGACATAATTATAAAGTGTATAGTATTAACCAGCAACAGTGAATTCAGCTCAAAAAgttcagggccgtagccagtatgaggcgaACCGAGGCACTGGCCTCtgaaaaatttaaatttgcgctatttattatttttgtgtacCCATTTCTGTGTCTTGGAGAAAATATTTAGCTGTGTAATTTCACATAAGATATTTCAGCATTTTTGTCAGGTTCCTGTGATAGAATGTAGCTTGAAAATGATTGTAAACATAACAGTAGCATATATGAATGTCTTTCTTCTGATGGGTACTGCTTTGCTGGCTACTGCTTTGAAGTTCTTAGTTACTTAATTAGAATTCAATGGTTATAAGTGTTCATCATGCCATAATGTGAATTGAAAGACAACCACATTTGTATAATGGTGTGAAATGCTGGTTAAAGTTAAGAAAATAAGCTTGCTGTTCAAAACACACTTTTAAGAGTTCTGACGCGTCAAGAGGAGTTTATATCTGATAAGGCCTTTTTAATTCTACAGTATGGCACCCTTTCGCTGGCCAGAAACACGCCACGACCTTGCATTGGCCAAAGAGGTTGCTCAGTACATGCCTGAGAAACCACAAGAATGGGAAGATATAGCCAAGCGACTTAGCGAGGCGTTTTCTACAGAGGCAAAACAAGTGGAACTTAAAGGGAGAGGTTGCAGAGAGAGAATGGACAGAATACTTGATAGGTACAAGGAGGAGAATGCCAAGGCTTTAAAGAGGTAGGAATTAACAGTCATTAAACCTCACAACATGTGAGGATTTCTGTTTTTGCTtataagaaatgtttattttatctTAAAGATCAGGCACAGAGGAGGAGTTTACTGAACTAAACCAGCTCTGTGAGGATATATTAGCATTTAGGAGAGATACTGCTgagttgaaaaagaaagaaaaacaggacaagaaaaagaaggaagagGAGGACAGGAAAAAGGGGGAAGAGATGAGAAAAGCAGCTGTTGAAAGATTAGCAAGTTAATATTTAGAGAAGTAGATTATTTTAGTTTGTAGATAGCAGAGTTGCTGTGTTGGTATTAGTCCTGTTATTATGGAAGAAGTTCAGATACATGCTCAAGAGGTGCAAAAGGACTTGCAGGATATGTATAACCCTTGATATTTTTGTAAGCCACTCACTCCGGTAACAACCTCTGATCCAtgaatttcctttattttagaGCGCCGTAGTGAGAAGTCAGTCAGTGAGTCTGATACTTCAGATTCTGCTGGAAGTGATAGTGATCAGAGCACAGCTACAAAAGGTATGTCAAGTAGGAATTTAAAATATTCCACAGATTAATGGACTGCATCAGTTTAAGGCAAAATCAGAGccattaatttttcatacagGCACTAAAGACAACCTACATGTATGAGTTTCTAAGTAAAGTGTATGCAAGACTTGAACTGGCCAtttagcttggcactctttgTGGCCTTTGTTCTTTGTTAAAGTCTATAAGGTTACTCCCTTTGTACTTATAAGATAGCCAAAAAGGTTTATAAAATAGGAATCCACAGGAACAAACTGCCTTAATCAATTGGGATGCATGTCTGTGCCAAACAATTAGTCATTCCAGGGCTAGTAAGTCATGTAAGGTTAATGTATGTTGGGGTTCAATTTTATCCTTGGTTGaagtattattttatttgtttgtgcaTATCAAGtgtttaaaacaaaagagagtAAAACAAACCAAGGATCACATAGAACTATAACACATCTTTATCCAATTTCCAGCTGAGCATATCCTCCTGTTAATTTGTGTGGCTAACATGGTGTCCATTGGCAGGAAAAAATCTACAGTAGATGATTGAACACACATCTCACCCAATTCAGAACTAAGATTGTCTTCTCAAATACATTGAAATTAAGAAGTTGTAACATATTACAGACGAAGGAAAGTATTCCCTTTTTGAGTCTGCAAGTATTCAGAATTATAATCATCACTTATGcataaaaatattttgttttcactgaTCGTTGCTAAAATTAAATTATATAGGTCGTCCAAAAAAGAAGACCAAGCGTCGCTGTAGCAAGTTGTCTGTAATGGAGATGTTAGCTAATAAATATACCCAAAAAGCAGAATTTAAAAAGGAGGAGCTTGATGTAAGGAGAATGGAACTTGAATTTGCCAAAGAGAAGTATGCTGCAGAAGCAGAGGAACGAAGAGCTAGAGTGGAGTTGGAAATTGAAGAAAGAAGGGCTCTGCTGTCCCTTTTAAAAGATCGTTGTTGAACCTGAGCTGCTGATtttcagaaaatgttttcttcacATTCATGTTGATCTTGGTTCTCTTTCTTcattattgaaaaaaacaacaacaacaacaacaacaacaacaacaacaaaaagcttTCATTTTTTAGGATTTTACACAACCATTTATAACATTCAAATTACGCAGAGAAGTTATAGCCAGGGCCATAAATGAATGTTTTATTGATGTTACATGTGCCTTGCTCGATTTGCTCGGAGCATAGTTCTATTAAAAATACACTTATTTCTTTCCTTAAATATCTTTTGTATTTTACACTGTAGTTTGAAGGTTATGCACTACTGCCAGAACCACAATCTCTTGAAAGATATCTTTTAAACCACTAGACTAGTGGTTTGAAAGATATCTTTCAAGAGATGGTGGTTCTAGGTTAAAGTAGGTGCTTGTTTGGGACCCATACAGGCATGTGTGGCAGTTCACCAAGATAGAAGCAACTAAATAGTACTTTCCAACTGGCTGAAGCAAAACTCTCAGgtttttttttgaaatccaTGAAGGCAAGGTTTTGGCATATTTTGCCAAAGCCCCACTCAACACAAGTTCTTACTTTGCTCATTTGAGTGTTGAACAACTGCTCATCATTTGTCAATCGGACTCCACGAAATGGTGCTAGAATGTTGCGGGTTAGTCCATATGCAGGGTCACCATATATGACATAAGGTTCTCCCGTCGGTGTCTGAAGTCTTTCAAGCTTATCAGCAAGACCACTGACCCCAAGCATAAAGGCATCATGCCTTCGTCCCTCTATGGGGCCAAACATGTGAGCAATAATGCCATTTGGTGCTTGTACTGACTGAAAGTGAACATGTACTTGTATTAAAATACATCCTATTTATTAAATCTTAATAACTTGAAAGGGAAGGGAGGCATGTTCATACAAAATCATAATAAATTTTAAGGTAATATGCAAATGCAGACAAATAATAAGGAACGTTCTTTAGGCCACAACCAGACCAAAAGGTTGATAAAAAGTCCAATAACCCCTATACAATGCTTTGTCAACTCCAAGAAAGTCTCCCCCCTTCCCAGAAAAGCGTCTCGCACAACCCTGTCATTGGAAGTACCTCCAACCCCTACATAGATAAAAACACTCTGTTCTTAATAACAAGTTTCACGTACTCTGCTGCAGATACTTTACAGTAAGGGGCTCAACACTTAAAATATATCAACTTTTCCTCTGAGAAAAAAAGGGACCTGGCTACCCTTTTCCTGCATCAAATTGTTGCCTCTTAGGGCTGGTTTCCATATTCTGTAACTCTCTGGTCGCCTTCGTTTCCTCAAACCATGTGTTCAGGTTATTTAAGATAACCATGCACGGGAAAAATGCTTATGGGACACAAGATTATCCAGACAACAAGGACAATGGCAATCACCTAGATATAACTGAGGTGTATACGATGGTCTAACGGggctcaaaccaaaaacaatccATAcacctgaaattttaaacaatgtGTTCTCTTGTGTCCACTGAACATAATTCTCTGATTTCTTATAGGGCGTGCAATAGGCCTTGGTGTCCCATCTATAAACCCCCAGCACTGGTATAAGGGGGCACCTTTTGCTTCAACTGCCTGAGAGAACAACTCTGGATCTAGCCAAACTAGGTCTAATGACGTGAGCAAATGATTGAACCGCTCATAGATATCATCCATCACCTACCatagagaaataaaaaaacaatcattacatGTTTTGGCAATTACACAAGTTAACTCTGCCACCAGTCATTACATTTGCACAGGGTTGCTTGAATTTTGACTTCGAGTGTGACTATagtattgttttattgtttcatTGCTTCATtactttgttgaaaataagACTGAGTTGAGGTTCATCCCTTCCGAACACTGGAACAAGGTCGCACCATCGATTGGGGTACACAAGTCTTCTCAGTAGAATCATGAGGGCTTCCATTCCTGTACACTTGGTTCTTTGTACACATTCATAATATGCTGGTAATTCCAATGCATGTAGCAGGCGTTCCATGTCTTCTTTTTGAAACCTGTGGATGACATAATACCATTCAGGACCCCAGTATCCGTGCATAAAATAAAGGAACAGCCATGCACAAAAGCTTAATACTTTCCTAAACATGGCTTCACACCGTGCATCACTAAGGTCGATCAGCTTTATCCGTGGAAAGTCCAACTTAACGGTTGAAGGGAACATTGTATCGACGAGAAGCAAATCTAAGTCGTCACCGTCGCTACTACTACTAGAGTCATCACTGCTGTCTTCATAGACCATCACCTCAAGAATGTCATTAAAATCGTGTCTAAGAGGTAAATCACATTGGAACTTGAAAACAGTGTTAAATTCTGAAAGCGACCATAATTGTTGTGGCATAAGTTGTAAGTGTTCAGACGTTACCTGGCACctgcagccgccattttgaagtgttTATAACCCAAAATTCCTTGCGTTTCTTCCCGTTTTGACTTGACGGAACGACCCTTTGCTAAAGTACATTGAGGCTTAAACCtcaaacggcaaacgtcaaaCCTCAAACTGCAGTCTCACGTCAGCCGTAATAACGAAAAACGTGGTGCTAAATGTCTCTAGTGATGCTTTGCGCCATTTCGAGTTTAAATTTGGTCTCTCCGCTTGGAGCGTGGTCTTTTCCTCCTGTACTCCACAAAGACAGTCGTCTTTTGCGATAAACCTTCCGCTTAGTCAACCACCACCAGCCCGCCGTTTCCATGGCGGATCAACTTAATGCTCTTCCTGACCCTCCGGCTCCTGCTGGAGCGCAGCAAGTCGCAGAGCTGGCACAAAATCTTCCTCAACAGTAATTTTTATACGGATTTTGGTGTTGTTTTGGTGCGCGATACAAACATTCTGTCAGCACGTGCCCATTTATTGTCCGCGCTTTGTTGAACTTTTTCACAAGGAATGTTACCGCCTCGTGCGTTCTTGTCTACCTGCTTACTGTCCCTCGTTTTCCCTAGTTCCAAATTTTTTCCTCGGTATATTGGGTTTCGCCTTGG includes these proteins:
- the LOC137972112 gene encoding uncharacterized protein; the protein is MAPFRWPETRHDLALAKEVAQYMPEKPQEWEDIAKRLSEAFSTEAKQVELKGRGCRERMDRILDRYKEENAKALKRSGTEEEFTELNQLCEDILAFRRDTAELKKKEKQDKKKKEEEDRKKGEEMRKAAVERLAS
- the LOC137971535 gene encoding uncharacterized protein, with translation MAAAGARHDFNDILEVMVYEDSSDDSSSSSDGDDLDLLLVDTMFPSTVKLDFPRIKLIDLSDARCEAMFQKEDMERLLHALELPAYYECVQRTKCTGMEALMILLRRLVYPNRWCDLVPVFGRDEPQLSLIFNKVMDDIYERFNHLLTSLDLVWLDPELFSQAVEAKVSTSTKWHYCSHVWPHRGTKA